One Thermoanaerobacter pseudethanolicus ATCC 33223 DNA window includes the following coding sequences:
- the rplI gene encoding 50S ribosomal protein L9: MKVILVKDVKNVGKAGEIVNVSDGYGRNYLLPRGLAIEATESNVKALNEKKKAEEKKRQQELEEAKEMAQKLSNLSLVLKVKAGENGKLFGSVTSKDVEEALKEKGFDIDKKKIVFNENVKTTGTYYVDIKLYQGVTAKVKVDVVAE; encoded by the coding sequence GTGAAAGTTATATTAGTAAAAGATGTTAAAAATGTAGGAAAAGCAGGAGAAATTGTAAATGTCAGTGACGGCTATGGGAGAAATTATCTCCTTCCAAGAGGACTTGCCATAGAGGCTACAGAATCTAACGTAAAAGCACTTAATGAAAAGAAAAAGGCAGAAGAGAAAAAGAGACAGCAAGAATTAGAGGAAGCAAAAGAAATGGCACAAAAGCTTTCAAATTTAAGCTTAGTTTTAAAAGTAAAAGCAGGAGAAAATGGTAAACTTTTCGGCTCTGTCACTTCAAAAGACGTGGAAGAGGCTTTAAAGGAAAAAGGCTTTGACATTGATAAGAAGAAAATAGTCTTTAATGAAAATGTCAAGACTACAGGGACATATTATGTAGACATAAAACTTTATCAAGGGGTTACTGCAAAAGTGAAGGTAGATGTTGTGGCAGAGTAA
- a CDS encoding DHH family phosphoesterase: MDKKFYKIISSVNVINILLSALLIALMFYYNEIIASISLIIFLYVLLSEYYGVKKKRLELDKYIEDIFFNVDKASKSVLAKMPIPAVILNDNGEILWYNLSYSQVFNENEEIKKLIKKYAGNKIDDKKNQIEFNGRYYSTLKVDSQAKRKKGKDLSCTLLFLDNTEYIQLKKSLAFDRPVVGHIIIDNYEEAMMAIEDIKKAVVSSEIEKKLSEWASSIKAFMKKYDDDKYFVVFKEEGLKSLEENKFEILDKVREIGEEIKIPLTLSIGIGADANDFLTLNEYASSALDLALGRGGDQAVIKRGDKISFYGGRTQAVEKRTKVKARVIAHAIKELIKESSTIFIMGHNFMDFDSLGAAIGMYRACMSLGKKAYIILDKSNVAIDELVKKIQNTKGYEDLFIKSSEVKNKVDQNSLLIVVDTHRPSYLTYPEIVDIIDRIVVIDHHRRGKEFIDKALFVYLEPYASSASELVTEILQYIVDKIDIKPIEAEALMAGISVDTKNFTFRTGSRTFEAASFLRRKGADTTSVKQLFQNDLDSYIIKASIVKNAEILDNGIAIAVSPPNANNLIIAQAADELLTIKGVQASFVLLKREEDVAISGRSLGDINVQVILEKLGGGGHLTVAGAQVKKPIEEVLQDLKNAIKEYFEEEGEDK; the protein is encoded by the coding sequence GTGGATAAGAAATTTTATAAAATAATTTCTTCTGTCAATGTGATAAATATTTTGCTATCAGCTCTATTAATAGCTTTAATGTTTTACTACAACGAGATAATTGCTTCTATTTCATTAATCATCTTTCTTTATGTGCTTTTAAGTGAATACTACGGCGTAAAGAAAAAACGGTTAGAGTTAGATAAATATATAGAAGATATATTTTTCAATGTTGACAAGGCATCAAAAAGCGTTTTAGCAAAAATGCCAATTCCCGCCGTTATTTTAAATGATAACGGAGAAATCCTGTGGTATAACTTAAGCTATTCTCAGGTTTTTAATGAAAATGAAGAGATAAAGAAATTGATAAAGAAATATGCTGGAAACAAAATAGATGACAAAAAAAACCAAATAGAGTTCAATGGTCGGTACTATTCCACGTTAAAAGTAGATTCTCAAGCAAAAAGAAAAAAAGGGAAGGATCTAAGCTGTACTCTTTTATTCCTTGATAACACTGAATACATTCAGCTTAAGAAATCTTTAGCTTTCGATAGACCGGTGGTAGGGCATATAATAATTGACAACTACGAAGAAGCGATGATGGCAATAGAAGACATTAAAAAAGCGGTGGTTTCTTCAGAAATAGAAAAAAAACTTTCAGAATGGGCTTCCTCAATAAAAGCTTTTATGAAAAAATATGATGATGATAAATACTTTGTCGTATTTAAAGAGGAAGGATTAAAAAGCTTAGAAGAAAATAAATTTGAAATATTGGATAAAGTAAGAGAAATTGGAGAAGAGATAAAAATCCCTTTGACTTTAAGCATAGGAATTGGAGCAGATGCCAATGACTTTTTAACCTTAAATGAATACGCCTCTAGCGCTTTAGATTTAGCATTAGGGCGAGGCGGAGACCAAGCAGTAATAAAAAGAGGAGATAAAATTTCATTTTATGGAGGAAGGACACAAGCTGTTGAAAAGAGGACAAAAGTAAAGGCGAGAGTAATTGCCCACGCTATAAAAGAGCTCATAAAAGAATCCTCTACCATTTTCATAATGGGTCACAACTTTATGGACTTTGATTCATTAGGTGCTGCAATTGGCATGTATAGAGCTTGCATGTCTTTAGGCAAAAAAGCCTATATAATCTTAGATAAGTCTAATGTAGCGATAGATGAATTGGTAAAGAAAATACAAAATACAAAAGGCTATGAAGATTTATTTATAAAAAGCAGTGAAGTTAAAAACAAGGTGGACCAAAACAGCCTTTTAATAGTGGTTGATACCCATAGACCAAGTTATCTTACTTATCCCGAAATTGTAGATATTATAGATAGAATAGTTGTAATAGACCACCATAGAAGAGGGAAAGAGTTTATTGACAAAGCCTTGTTTGTCTATTTAGAGCCTTATGCTTCTTCTGCTAGCGAATTAGTCACAGAAATTTTGCAGTATATAGTAGACAAGATTGACATAAAACCTATAGAAGCTGAGGCTTTAATGGCAGGAATATCAGTGGATACAAAAAATTTCACTTTCAGGACAGGTTCCAGGACTTTTGAAGCAGCCTCTTTTTTAAGAAGAAAAGGCGCAGATACAACATCTGTTAAGCAGCTTTTCCAAAATGACTTAGACTCTTATATTATAAAGGCTTCAATAGTGAAAAATGCCGAAATACTGGATAACGGCATTGCAATAGCAGTTAGCCCTCCAAATGCCAACAATCTCATCATAGCCCAGGCTGCTGATGAGCTCCTTACAATAAAGGGAGTACAAGCCTCTTTTGTCCTTTTAAAAAGAGAAGAAGATGTAGCCATAAGCGGACGCTCTCTTGGAGACATAAATGTTCAAGTTATCCTTGAAAAGCTCGGTGGAGGAGGACATTTAACTGTTGCAGGAGCTCAGGTCAAAAAACCTATAGAGGAAGTACTGCAAGACTTAAAAAATGCTATTAAAGAATATTTTGAGGAGGAAGGTGAAGACAAGTGA
- a CDS encoding YybS family protein encodes MDLRKLTNASMMTAMAVVMTLIGVYIPPLFVLFFLVPAPIAITCIRSSESYAIASSFAVFIVNVIFTDIGTAFTSLFFALQGFVMGYLISQKRKASETLIDTSIVSIFGVVVIFYFIKAAFKINVVDQFFKAIDMSTKEVLSIYQGLPNFSVIKSNLLAVQEILKMILPASILVTVVAVILINYIIIYKILKTQRVYIDALPSFEEWKMPYVTGWIFIGVLLYQYFLKQPEAITTNIIVLLSLGFTLGGLAVVRYYLIHRLKMKSMAANLILVFLFLFPLTSWLLTVIGIVDTSMDLRKYMS; translated from the coding sequence ATGGATTTACGAAAACTTACCAATGCGTCAATGATGACAGCAATGGCTGTAGTAATGACATTAATAGGCGTGTATATTCCACCCCTATTTGTGCTATTTTTTTTAGTACCAGCTCCCATTGCTATAACTTGTATAAGAAGTTCTGAATCTTATGCTATTGCATCATCTTTTGCTGTATTTATTGTAAATGTAATTTTTACAGACATAGGTACAGCTTTTACAAGTTTATTTTTTGCTTTACAAGGATTTGTTATGGGGTATTTAATATCGCAAAAACGTAAAGCTAGTGAGACACTTATAGATACTTCTATTGTGTCAATATTTGGTGTAGTTGTAATATTTTATTTCATAAAAGCGGCCTTCAAAATAAATGTAGTCGATCAGTTTTTTAAGGCAATTGATATGAGCACAAAAGAAGTATTATCTATTTATCAGGGACTTCCAAACTTTTCGGTTATAAAAAGCAATTTATTAGCGGTTCAAGAAATATTAAAGATGATTTTACCTGCATCCATACTAGTTACAGTTGTGGCTGTCATTTTAATTAATTATATAATTATATACAAAATCTTGAAAACTCAAAGGGTTTATATAGATGCACTTCCCTCTTTTGAAGAATGGAAAATGCCTTATGTCACAGGATGGATTTTTATTGGAGTGTTGTTATATCAATATTTTCTAAAGCAGCCTGAAGCAATAACTACTAATATAATAGTATTGCTTTCTCTAGGTTTTACGTTAGGAGGCTTGGCAGTAGTAAGATATTATTTAATTCATAGATTGAAGATGAAATCAATGGCTGCTAACTTAATCCTTGTATTTTTATTTCTTTTTCCTCTTACCTCTTGGCTACTTACCGTAATAGGTATTGTGGATACTAGCATGGATTTAAGAAAATACATGAGTTAG
- a CDS encoding MazG-like family protein has translation MKNNLEIAKNIMSIENLKINLLGKVYSLFKAFNEDEDGEVLIDNLCDILIFAYLLGEKLGYDFEEIDEALQKKLKLQIIDKNFEGEYNFSELERYIKGRKRE, from the coding sequence ATGAAAAATAATCTTGAGATTGCCAAAAATATTATGAGCATTGAAAATTTAAAAATAAACCTTTTAGGGAAAGTATATTCTCTCTTTAAAGCTTTTAACGAAGATGAAGATGGAGAAGTATTAATAGATAATCTTTGTGATATTTTAATTTTTGCCTATTTATTAGGAGAGAAATTAGGTTATGACTTTGAAGAAATAGATGAAGCGCTTCAAAAAAAACTCAAGCTTCAAATTATTGATAAAAACTTTGAAGGAGAATATAATTTTTCTGAGCTAGAAAGATACATAAAGGGTAGAAAACGGGAGTGA
- the rpsR gene encoding 30S ribosomal protein S18 encodes MTTANTTAKDNAATKKRGRKAKKRVCAFCTDNIDKIDYKDVARLRKYITERGKILPRRITGNCARHQRQLTKAIKRARQIALLPYTVE; translated from the coding sequence ATGACAACAGCTAATACTACTGCAAAAGATAACGCAGCTACCAAAAAAAGAGGCAGAAAAGCGAAAAAGCGCGTTTGTGCTTTTTGCACAGATAATATAGACAAAATTGATTACAAAGATGTAGCAAGGTTGCGCAAGTACATCACAGAAAGAGGAAAAATTCTGCCGAGAAGAATTACAGGAAACTGTGCAAGGCATCAAAGGCAGCTTACAAAAGCTATTAAAAGAGCAAGACAGATTGCACTACTACCATATACAGTAGAATAA
- a CDS encoding single-stranded DNA-binding protein, protein MLNKVILIGRLTKDPVMRYSANMVPVTTFTLAVNRNYVTQSGERPTDFIPIVTWRKLAEICANNLKKGRLIAVTGSIQTRTWDDNSGNRHWVTEVVADDVRFLEPKSGFGSSGNAEENRDFDEDFDSVFEDIPEEFEGFTPIESEDDLPF, encoded by the coding sequence ATGTTAAATAAGGTTATTTTAATAGGCCGTCTTACAAAAGACCCTGTGATGAGGTATAGTGCTAACATGGTTCCTGTTACCACATTTACATTAGCGGTTAACAGGAATTATGTTACTCAAAGCGGGGAAAGGCCTACAGATTTCATACCCATCGTAACTTGGAGAAAACTTGCAGAAATTTGCGCTAACAATTTAAAAAAAGGCAGGTTAATAGCGGTAACTGGAAGCATTCAAACCCGAACATGGGATGATAATAGCGGCAATCGACATTGGGTTACTGAAGTAGTAGCAGATGACGTGAGATTTTTAGAGCCGAAATCTGGTTTTGGCAGCAGTGGCAATGCTGAAGAAAATAGAGATTTTGATGAAGACTTTGACAGTGTATTTGAAGATATACCGGAAGAGTTTGAGGGTTTTACACCTATAGAGAGTGAAGATGATTTACCTTTTTAA
- the rpsF gene encoding 30S ribosomal protein S6, with translation MRSYETMYILSPDLSEEERKGLIERFKNLIIENGGEITNFDEWGKRKLAYLIDKKPEGYYVLMNFNSDSKVSQELERVYKITDGVLRYLIIRTDE, from the coding sequence ATGAGGTCATACGAGACAATGTACATTCTCTCTCCAGATTTAAGTGAAGAGGAAAGAAAAGGCTTAATAGAAAGATTTAAAAACCTCATCATTGAAAATGGTGGAGAAATAACCAATTTTGATGAATGGGGTAAGAGAAAATTAGCCTATCTAATTGACAAAAAGCCTGAGGGATATTATGTACTGATGAACTTTAACAGCGACTCAAAGGTTTCTCAGGAATTGGAGAGAGTTTATAAGATCACAGATGGCGTTTTGAGATATTTAATAATAAGAACTGACGAATGA
- a CDS encoding DUF951 domain-containing protein has protein sequence MPKELHVGDIVKMKKKHPCGSDEWEILRVGMDIRIKCLKCGRMVLMPRAKFEKSIKKILKTVENPSGQ, from the coding sequence TTGCCAAAAGAACTCCATGTAGGAGATATTGTAAAGATGAAAAAAAAGCATCCTTGTGGTTCTGATGAATGGGAAATTTTAAGAGTGGGTATGGATATTCGAATAAAATGTTTGAAATGCGGAAGAATGGTTTTGATGCCAAGAGCTAAATTTGAAAAGAGCATCAAAAAAATTTTAAAAACAGTTGAAAATCCCTCTGGACAATGA
- the mscS gene encoding small-conductance mechanosensitive channel MscS: protein MMETIAQLYQKFSSLYDIKILKVTFDIIKILVIAFIGIKIGDILISRFYKLQTKGKIQLPERKIGTLMSLTKNILRYVIYFIAAASILKIFNIEMTSILAVAGIGSLAIGFGAQNLVKDVISGFFIIFEDQFGVGDYITINNFSGLVEEVGLRISKIRDFSGDLHIIPNGEIKTVTNHTRGSMRALVNVGIPYEEDVDRIINVLTQICEDIKKSRNDVIEGPTVLGITDFQDSQVLITIIAKTEPMKQWEVERDIRYRIKKVFDREKITFPYPHTDVTITNIDT, encoded by the coding sequence ATGATGGAGACAATAGCTCAACTATACCAAAAATTTTCAAGTCTTTACGATATAAAAATATTAAAAGTAACTTTCGATATCATAAAAATTTTGGTTATAGCTTTTATAGGTATAAAAATAGGAGACATACTTATATCAAGGTTTTACAAATTACAGACAAAAGGAAAAATACAGCTTCCTGAAAGAAAGATAGGCACTTTAATGTCCCTTACCAAAAATATATTGAGATATGTCATTTATTTCATTGCGGCTGCTTCAATACTAAAAATTTTCAACATAGAAATGACATCAATATTGGCAGTTGCCGGAATTGGCAGTTTGGCTATAGGTTTTGGTGCTCAAAATCTAGTCAAAGACGTGATTTCGGGGTTTTTCATAATATTTGAAGATCAGTTTGGAGTTGGGGATTATATAACGATAAATAATTTTTCGGGTCTTGTTGAAGAAGTAGGACTTAGAATAAGCAAAATAAGGGATTTTTCAGGCGATTTACATATAATACCAAATGGAGAAATAAAGACTGTAACAAACCATACACGAGGCAGTATGAGAGCGCTTGTAAATGTAGGTATTCCTTATGAGGAAGACGTTGATAGAATAATAAATGTGCTCACTCAAATTTGTGAAGATATAAAAAAATCCAGGAATGATGTGATAGAGGGCCCTACAGTTTTGGGAATTACGGATTTTCAGGACTCGCAAGTTTTAATAACGATTATTGCGAAAACAGAGCCTATGAAACAATGGGAAGTTGAAAGGGATATAAGATACAGGATAAAAAAAGTATTTGATAGAGAAAAGATTACATTCCCGTATCCGCATACAGATGTTACAATAACAAATATTGACACATAA
- the yyaC gene encoding spore protease YyaC has protein sequence MELINIEDKSAVGHFYKFFSNYLTELYDYRKEIVLLCIGTDRSTGDSLGPLIGHKLKPLLKGKAHVFGTLEEPLHAKNIHQVLKYINLNYGRPFMIAIDACLGSLNHVGHISVGKGPIKPGAGVSKDLPPVGDMFVTGIVNISGFMEYMVLQNTRLRTVMKMADIISVGIYKTINEIYEESKVRAQF, from the coding sequence ATGGAGTTAATAAATATTGAAGACAAAAGTGCTGTAGGGCATTTTTATAAATTTTTCTCTAACTACCTGACAGAACTATATGATTATCGAAAAGAAATAGTTTTGCTGTGTATAGGGACTGATAGGTCCACAGGGGATAGCTTGGGACCTTTAATTGGTCATAAACTAAAGCCTCTTCTTAAAGGAAAAGCCCATGTCTTTGGTACTTTAGAAGAACCACTACATGCAAAAAACATACATCAGGTTTTAAAGTACATAAATTTAAATTATGGACGTCCTTTTATGATAGCGATAGACGCTTGTTTGGGTTCTTTAAACCACGTAGGTCATATCTCTGTTGGAAAAGGACCTATAAAGCCTGGAGCGGGGGTTTCTAAAGACCTGCCTCCTGTAGGAGATATGTTTGTTACAGGAATTGTCAATATCTCTGGTTTTATGGAATACATGGTGCTTCAAAATACAAGACTTAGAACTGTAATGAAAATGGCAGATATAATTTCTGTGGGAATATACAAGACAATAAATGAAATATATGAAGAAAGCAAAGTAAGGGCTCAGTTTTAA